TTATCGCGTTCCGACGcgttgaaattttcatttcctggtaactcagttagctaacagaatcaagaaattctgatattcacgaaaaattaacatGTTAGTaatcatttgtaaaaaaaatgtccctgactactatatataataattataaatacatttcgCGCGTGTCCCGTATTATTATTGAAACGTGTCAATTTGCCGTCAGCGGCGCGTGCGACGACAGCGGAGCGGACGCGCACACCATCCGCCTGCTGCGCGCGCCGCCGCATGCTCTGCAGCTGCGCGCGGCGCCCGGCGCGCTGCTGGTGCACCGGTGAGCGCTAGCATGCACTTCCACAGCTAGACACAGCTGGTCGCACATGGGGTCCCATGGTGCGACCATCGGCTCTTAACGATatgcccgcccattgccacttcaactggTTGAGttacgtcggtgactttggtccttCTGTGGATTTCTGACGctcgcagagatactccaagcgtGGCTCGCACCGTCGCACgctgactctgagccttctcgTGAGGCCCACAGTTGGCGACTAGGTCTACGATCCGCAAAATGCTTACTTACTAATATACTATACTTCGAATATTAATGCAATAATCACTCACTAATTCTGCAATAACTAACTCGCaacaacataaaaaacaaaataaaaagtgcAAAGTCGATGCAAATATCATGCGGTGATGATATCACGAAGAGATAGTGGCGACACAGTCGATGCATTCTGTGCCGTCACCACGCGGTGCACACCACTGCACAGTTCTCTGATTGCGCCTTGTGTGACGTGCaagcgtgcgtgcgtgcgtgcgtgcgtgcgtgcgtgcgtgcgggCGTGCGGGCGTGTCGCGTACTGACTCCCTGTCGGCAGCGGGCGCTGCGCGGACAAGctgcgcggcgcggcgcgcgcgctgctgcGGGCGGTGCGCGCGTGCCTGCTGCTCGCCTGCCGCCGGTAACGACTCCGCACCGGCAGCGCCGGTACACTGGTAGACTCACGTGTCGCGGCTTTGTGTCTTAGCATGGCTGCGTGACTAGTGTTCCCTTGCTTGTTCTTGTCCACCCGCCTGCCTTCTCATCGTAGACTGGGCGCCGCTGTACCGCTCCCCTCGCTCTCGCACGCTGCCCTGCACCGCTGCTCTATGTCCTGTCTGCTACTACTTTAGATGCATTTCTCacaattgaattgaaaatttgtaataaaaattaaaaatgaaatgaaaatttattatttgtagttTTACAATCATTTATgtggctgagaccttcttttgAGTGAAAATCTGTCGAAAGGTCTCGCTcttccttaatgacaaatttAAACTTAACGTGCAAACAACAAACAATTGTAAAGCACGTCGTATATATAGTACGGCTTGACTGCATTCGAACGATGTCCAGATATTTTATTCGATTGGAAATTATCGCCTGCGCCATCATGATGTGTGATGTCCGCAGCATCGACCCGGCGTGCGGCGCGCTGGCGCTGTGCGCGGGCGACCGGGTGCTGGAGGTGGACGGCGCGCCCGCGGCCGGCCGCCCGCCGCCCGACGTGCAGCGCGCGCTGGCCGGCGCCGGCCCCGTGCAGGTGCGTGCGTCCCGTCGGTCGCGTGCCGTGCTCGCAGCGTGCTACACGTGCGTCTGTTTCGTTCGCAGCTGACCGTAGAGCACACCCCCGACACCGTGACCGTCCGACCCGGCGCCCCGTCGGCGCGGCCGGCCGCCGCCGCGCAGGAGCCGGGGCGCCGGGAGAGGCTGTTCAAGCGCAAGGGCGCGGACGGCGGCGGCAAGGCGCGGCCGTTGAAGCGGCGGCAGGCGCCGCGCTCGCCGCCGCTGGCCGACAAGGAGCGCAGCAGCAGCCTGCCGCGGCTGCCGGACTGCGCGGCCGGCGAGGAGCCGGCGCTGAGCCGCGCGCGCTcgctgcgcgccgcgccgcacgAGGCGTTCCGCGCCGCCGACCTGGTGCAGGGCGAGCTGCTGGGCACCGGCTTCTTCGGGCAGGCGTACAAGGTGACGGTGCGCGCCACGGGCGAGGAGATGGTGCTGAAGCAGCTGTTCCGCGCGGACGCGGCGGCGCAGCGCAGCCTGCTGCGCGAGGTGGGCGTGCTGCGCTCGCTGCGCCACCGCTGCGTGCTGCGCTTCTGCGGCGTGCTATACCGCGAGGGCCGGCTGCACCTGCTGACGGAGTACGTGGCGGGCGGCACGCTGCACGCGCTGCTGCGCGCCGGCGCGCCGCTGGGctgggcgcggcgcgcgcggctgGCGCGGGACGTGGCGGCGGGCGTGCGCTACCTGCACGCGCGGCGCGTGCTGCACCGCGACCTGAACTCGCACAACTGCCTGgtgcgcgcgggcggcgggctGGTGGTGGCGGACTTCGGGCTGGCGCGCGTggtgcgcggcggcgggcggcggcgctaCACGGTGGTGGGCAACCCCTACTGGATGGCGCCGGAGATGATGCGGGGCGGCGCCTACGACGAGAAGGTGGACGTGTTCTCGTTCGGCATCGTGCTGTGCGAGATCATCGGCCGCGTATCGGCGGACCCCGACGAGCTGCCGCGGCGCGCCGACTTCGGCCTCAACGAGCGCGCCTTCGTCGACCGCTTCTGCGCCGCGTGCCCCGAGCCGCTGTACCGGCTGGCCTTCCGCGCCTGCGACCTGGACCCCGACGCCAGGTGCGTCTGCTGTTCGTGTAGCTCGGTGGACGGGTCAAATGACAAatcgcttttttaaccgacttccaaaaaggaggaggctctacgttcagctgtatgtatgtttttttcttctttttttccaAATCCAAGAatccagaaattccgtaacgaaaaacCTCACGCTCCCCATTCCGACAGGCAACAAATACGATTACAAATACGATTTACAAGATTCAGTTACGAGATAAACAAATGTGTTACTTCTTACCGAAACTTGCATGACGCATGATAATCCGATTGAAATAcctaattttaattgtattgttcAGTTCAAACGAGATACTGTTTCGAAAGGTGGGGTAGCTATTTGCcaaaatgaaaatgatattactaatattatgactccgaatattgaaataaatattgcacaCGATAGCGATGTTAATGTACGGCGCTCAGTTGTTGGAGATATTTGTGCGTGCTTGTGCAAACTTAGAAATGGCCTACAAATAGTTATGGTAGCAATTTACATTTCTCCGAATCCAAAATTGGACGAGGTAGAGCATTTTATTCATCGCACTTTACTGGAGTACACTGAAGGAGGGTCGAAAGTACTTGGTACAAATGGTAATAAATTTCCACTTATCTTGGCTGGCGATTTCAACATTAACTTCGCTGATAAAAAATCAGAGCGGTTGACAACTTTTCTATCAAAAACattgaatttgaaaatgaataatGATCCACAAGAGTCCACAACAAAATATGGGACCACCATTGACGCGGTATTTTCTATGTATTTAGAGGATATTAGGTCGCAAACTTATGTATCTTATTACAGTTATCATAAACCTATAGTTTCAATGATAGATTTCCTTAAAGCCAAAACTGTAAAACCATCTTCATACTGTAATCTAAACATTTcggattttaaagaaaattattatatatagctatctacatacataaaaaatatattttttgtagcaaAAAGCCCTAAGTGAAACGTAGCctttatgaatgacgtcacttgctaatgtattgtgtttcggcggcaaaaattttaagtagatattttttcatttatattgtaattttactggttattattgacgggacaaaataaaatatagcttataatacttccataattcagttaaaacactatttacaaaagaggcaattAGCCTAATTATTTTGCtaatttttctctcatttatttattacttcttttttttaaatttttaacaatataagtataaaatacaaaacattattaaaaatttataaaaaaaaattcaccctcccgctgcgggacatttgagtgtccaagcaaccggtggtcagggctccagagtgaggaacctcctcacaatacgcgccgtctcaagaatcactgtcttctgtatccgactcttgatccaacagttaagcgaaagcttcttaaggtgttggtcgaagcttttcgctataagactgTTTGCTGTCGGACTTGATCTTCGtggtttttgttaattaaaatgccTTTTGATATTGAAACGTGTATTGCGTTGTAATGGAAGATGGCACAAGTGAatgacaatataaaatattcgcAGGTAGGTAGACaaatgatatgatgcaataaAGTAAACGCCTGTCCAAATTATCCGGCAATTATTGTCTTAGGTAACATTGCGGCGTTGACATCCTCCCCCGCGTAGAAAGGCttgtctttctacaaacactaatcAGGCAGCAATGGACAAATTCGGGTTAGTGGTCTTCTTAAGCTTCCTTTGGTGGTGTTTATGTCGACGACTCTGGAAACTCCGTCACGTCCTGGGAACATCCGTGTAACTCGTCCCATTCGCCAGGAAAGTGGAGGCACGTACTCTTCATGTATTAAAACAAGGTCACCAATTTTGAGCTTGGGGCCGTCGTTGGTGCGCCACTTGAGTCGGTTTTGTATTCGGAGACATATTCTTTGTTCCAACGGTTCCAAAAATGTTGTCTGATTTGCTCAAGCCATGAGTAGCGCTGCAGACTGCTTGATTTATGGTCAGTTAGATCGGGTGACGGCAGTGAAGTGATAGGACGACCAATCAGAAAATGCTCTAGAGTAAGGTTTAGGAAATCGTTTGGAGAAGGAGATAATGGACACAGGAGAAGACTGTTAGAAGTATAGCTTCGACTTGTGcaaacaatgtatttatttcctTGAACGTCAGATGTGTATTACCCATTACGCGTTTAATATGTTTCGCGGATTTCACGCCAGCCTCCCAAATGCCACCGAAGTGAAGAGCATAAGACGGtgagaatttgaatttaatttgttCTTGAGTTGCAAATTcgataaaatattgtttgttttgttttaggaATTTCTTAATGTCATTAGTAGCACCGACTAGGTTCTGCGCTATGCTGGCAAATTTCCCTTAAGAGGATTGAGAGTTTTATCTTGAACTCGTCTGCACATGACGCATTTCTGTACTGTGTTTCTAGCAAGCCGCCTGCCATAAATAGGCCAAAAAAGTTGTCGTACAGTAATTGTGGACCAGCATGTAAATTAATGTggtaataattgaaaataaattttgttagttAATGGAATGAATGAAGAAGGATTGGATGCCTATGATCATAACTTAAGCATAGAAACGTCAATTCGACCGCCTACTCTAATCAAGTTGTGATCGTCGATGAATGGAGATAAAGAGAGAATGTTTGATTTAGAATTTA
Above is a window of Bicyclus anynana chromosome 8, ilBicAnyn1.1, whole genome shotgun sequence DNA encoding:
- the LOC112050727 gene encoding dual specificity testis-specific protein kinase 2 isoform X3; the encoded protein is MLCSCARRPARCWCTAGAARTSCAARRARCCGRCARACCSPAAGNDSAPAAPHRPGVRRAGAVRGRPGAGGGRRARGRPPAARRAARAGRRRPRAGACVPSVACRARSVLHVRLFRSQLTVEHTPDTVTVRPGAPSARPAAAAQEPGRRERLFKRKGADGGGKARPLKRRQAPRSPPLADKERSSSLPRLPDCAAGEEPALSRARSLRAAPHEAFRAADLVQGELLGTGFFGQAYKVTVRATGEEMVLKQLFRADAAAQRSLLREVGVLRSLRHRCVLRFCGVLYREGRLHLLTEYVAGGTLHALLRAGAPLGWARRARLARDVAAGVRYLHARRVLHRDLNSHNCLVRAGGGLVVADFGLARVVRGGGRRRYTVVGNPYWMAPEMMRGGAYDEKVDVFSFGIVLCEIIGRVSADPDELPRRADFGLNERAFVDRFCAACPEPLYRLAFRACDLDPDARPPFEVIEPWLQALVLHLARAQEPPPALLAHILQYGRRQPAPPPAGVVKSQSNAALGAAPAAGRALGKCVSASHLAPRRAPAAAPRLSRSTHALAPGYILRAGAGGIDITRVDDISEWLEPAPLRRSSPAARLDASDSSSDGDADCAAPFADALRRGRRAGYDLVDAEAAGGVGDVPEGVEPKTEKPNFFAKKLLSPKLSRLFRASAGRRAAAADGDGGERSRFFVGRPTAPAAPRSAYRVRPADDDAADADGDARPTRAGQSLTPTFRRRLPAERAAGADVRHSCRERRPEPRAAEQKPLELGAEPAKKREPAISRSNYVKMANLRIGPGRGPAAARS